From Coffea arabica cultivar ET-39 chromosome 10e, Coffea Arabica ET-39 HiFi, whole genome shotgun sequence, one genomic window encodes:
- the LOC113712713 gene encoding UDP-rhamnose/UDP-galactose transporter 6-like, with the protein MAPASKADKKAAVDAAAWLFNVVTSVGIIIVNKALMATYGFSFATTLTGMHFATTTLMTAVLRWLGYIQSSHLPFPELLKFVLFANFSIVGMNVSLMWNSVGFYQIAKLSMIPVSCLLEVVFDKIRYSRDTKLSIALVLLGVGVCTVTDVSVNTKGFVAAFIAVWSTSLQQYYVHFLQRKYSLSSFNLLGHTAPAQAASLLLVGPFLDYWLTNKRIDAFNFTVPSLVFIVLSCTIAVGTNLSQFICIGRFTAVSFQVLGHMKTILVLILGFLFFGKEGLNLHVVIGMIIAVVGMVWYGNASSKPGGKERHSHSSRSSQQKHGSESSEIDEKV; encoded by the exons atggcTCCAGCTAGCAAGGCAGATAAGAAGGCTGCAGTTGACGCAGCAGCATGGCTGTTCAATGTAGTGACGTCAGTTGGGATTATCATTGTCAATAAAGCCTTAATGGCTACATATGGTTTTAGTTTTG CTACAACATTAACTGGTATGCATTTTGCTACTACAACATTGATGACGGCTGTACTTAGGTGGCTGGGTTACATCCAATCTTCACATCTACCTTTTCCAGAGCTTCTGAAATTTGTCCTATTCGCAAACTTCTCAATTGTGGGAATGAATGTCAGTTTGATGTGGAACTCCGTAGGATTCTATCAG ATAGCAAAGCTGAGTATGATCCCTGTTTCCTGCTTATTGGAAGTTGTATTTGACAAAATTCGATATTCAAGAGATACAAAACTCAGCATTGCTCTTGTCCTCCTGGGTGTTGGCGTCTGCACAGTCACTGATGTTAGTGTCAACACTAAAGGATTTGTTGCTGCCTTTATTGCAGTTTGGAGTACTTCTCTGCAACAGTAT TATGTTCATTTCCTTCAACGGAAATACTCTCTTAGCTCATTCAATCTTCTAGGACATACAGCACCAGCCCAGGCTGCATCGTTGCTGCTAGTAGGCCCATTTCTAGATTATTGGCTGACAAACAAGAGGATTGATGCCTTTAACTTCACTGTACCGTCTTTG GTGTTTATAGTCCTTTCATGCACTATTGCAGTTGGAACAAATCTGAGCCAGTTCATCTGCATTGGCAGATTTACTGCTGTCTCATTCCAGGTTCTTGGCCATATGAAAACCATTCTCGTTTTGATCCTGGGGTTCTTATTTTTCGGGAAAGAGGGTCTTAATTTACATGTGGTCATTGGCATGATTATTGCTGTCGTTGGAATGGTATGGTATGGCAATGCTTCTTCCAAACCAGGTGGAAAGGAGCGTCACAGTCATTCATCTCGAAGCAGCCAGCAGAAGCATGGTTCAGAATCTTCTGAAATTGATGAGAAAGTCTGA
- the LOC113712032 gene encoding uncharacterized protein, which produces MGSLANHQNPSFELLLLLLISVLALQFASASVEEAEALLKWKASFSNLNNTLLTSWNLQNTRNHLKASVSPCTWFGVSCIDGSVSTLNLTHSSINGTLYSFPFSSLPNLEKADLSMNELSGSVPPQVSKLSKLSYLDLSYNKFSGTIPPEIGLLTNLQTLHLNENYLNGAIPQEIGQLRSLVELALCTNNITGPIPASFGNLKNLNYLYLYENQLSGSIPREIGNLNNLVEVDIDNNQLTGPIPASIGNLNNLLLLHLFENGLSGSIPPEIGKLKKLQSLSLWGNKLTGPIPTSLGNLRDLTLLHLYRNQLSGSIPEELGNLKSLVEFEVSENQLYGLIPTSLGNLIELETLFLRDNQLSGSIPPELGKLTKLVVLEMDENQFSGHLPEGLCSSQTLRDFTVNNNSLSGPIPESLKNCASLVRARFDGNQFTGDLSESFGIYPHLEFILLSNNSFSGELSSNWCRCKNLTTLLIANNSITGHIPPEFGNLPKLGVLDLSSNQIAGQIPKELGKLKSLLWLLLNDNQLSGGIPLELGSLTDLFSLDLSVNLLNGSIPGSIGECQQLTFLNLSSNSLSHSIPSRLGKLIHLNRLDLSHNSLIGEIPTQFGSLKSLETLNLSHNNLSGFIPKALAELPGIQHIDLSFNELEGPIPCGKAFANATIEQLKGNKGLRGNITGVRPCDSPQLFKKHENGQKLALIIALPLVGALMLLSAYAGILFFYEKRKRDPKVKDGDVKGGDVFSISLFDGKEMYENILKVTQDFDPTFCIGKGGHGSVYKANFPPVNTVAVKRLHHLSESADQEGFLKEIRALTKIRHRNIVKLQGYCSSAKYSFLVYEYLERGSLAKLLSIEEEAKKLDWQKRIKIIKGIAHALSYMHHDCSPPIVHRDISSNNVLLDSEYEAHVSDFGTAKLRKIDSSNWSAVAGTYGYVAPELAYTMRETEKCDVYSFGVLTLEVIKGSHPGDFIPHLTSPTSVNIQLKDLLDRRLPYPGQEDEETLVSILKLARACLTVDPQSRPTMHMISSLLSMGAQALPKHLHGDFQLA; this is translated from the exons atgggtTCTTTAGCTAATCATCAAAACCCATCGTTCGAACTTCTTCTGCTCCTGCTTATCTCAGTTTTGGCTCTCCAATTTGCTTCAGCTTCTGTTGAGGAGGCTGAAGCCCTTTTGAAATGGAAAGCCAGTTTTTCAAACCTGAACAACACCCTCCTAACATCTTGGAATCTTCAAAACACTCGTAATCATCTAAAAGCAAGTGTCAGCCCTTGCACTTGGTTCGGTGTGTCGTGCATTGATGGCAGTGTAAGCACGTTAAACCTCACACATTCAAGTATCAATGGTACGCTTTACAGCTTTCCATTTTCATCtcttccaaatcttgaaaaggcTGATTTAAGCATGAATGAACTTTCTGGCAGCGTACCTCCTCAAGTAAGCAAGCTTTCGAAGCTCAGTTATCTTGATTTGTCCTATAATAAATTCTCTGGAACCATCCCACCAGAAATTGGCCTCTTAACCAACCTTCAAACCCTCCACTTGAACGAGAACTACTTAAATGGCGCAATTCCTCAGGAGATTGGCCAGTTAAGGTCTCTCGTTGAGCTTGCCTTGTGTACAAACAACATTACGGGCCCTATTCCTGCCTCCTTTGGCAATCTGAAAAACTTGAATTATTTATATCTCTATGAAAATCAACTTTCAGGTTCTATTCCTCGTGAAATTGGAAACCTCAACAATCTTGTTGAGGTTGACATCGACAACAACCAGCTGACAGGCCCTATTCCAGCCTCGATTGGTAACCTGAATAACCTACTGCTTTTGCATCTTTTTGAAAACGGCCTATCTGGTTCCATTCCTCCTGAGATAGGAAAGTTGAAAAAACTCCAGAGTCTGAGCCTATGGGGAAATAAGCTCACTGGTCCAATCCCAACTTCACTAGGTAACCTGAGGGATCTGACTCTTTTGCATCTATATCGGAATCAACTTTCTGGTTCAATCCCGGAAGAGTTAGGCAACCTGAAGTCTCTGGTCGAATTCGAAGTAAGTGAGAATCAACTTTACGGGTTGATTCCTACTTCACTTGGCAATTTGATAGAATTGGAAACTCTGTTTCTTCGCGATAACCAACTTTCTGGCTCCATTCCCCCAGAGCTAGGGAAACTGACAAAGTTGGTTGTCTTGGAAATGGATGAAAATCAGTTCTCCGGTCATTTACCAGAAGGGCTATGTAGCAGTCAAACTCTTCGAGACTTCACTGTCAACAATAACAGCCTTTCTGGTCCAATTCCAGAAAGTTTGAAAAACTGTGCAAGTTTAGTCAGAGCTCGATTTGATGGGAACCAGTTCACTGGGGACCTGTCTGAATCGTTTGGTATTTATCCACACCTTGAATTTATCTTGCTTAGCAACAACAGCTTTTCTGGGGAGCTCTCAAGCAACTGGTGTAGATGCAAAAACTTGACAACTCTTTTAATCGCAAATAACAGCATCACAGGTCACATTCCTCCAGAATTTGGGAATCTGCCTAAGCTGGGCGTCCTTGATCTTTCTTCAAATCAGATAGCTGGGCAGATTCCAAAGGAACTTGGGAAGCTGAAGTCCTTGCTATGGCTGCTTTTAAATGACAACCAACTCTCGGGTGGTATACCTCTAGAGTTAGGATCACTGACAGATCTATTCTCTCTCGACCTATCAGTGAACTTATTAAATGGATCGATTCCAGGAAGCATAGGAGAGTGCCAGCAACTAACCTTTTTGAACTTGAGCAGCAATAGTTTAAGCCACAGTATTCCATCCCGGTTGGGTAAGTTAATTCACCTTAACCGTCTTGATTTGAGCCACAATTCCCTCATCGGAGAGATACCAACTCAATTCGGAAGTTTGAAAAGTCTGGAAACGTTGAATCTCTCCCATAATAACCTTTCAGGTTTCATTCCAAAGGCTTTGGCAGAATTGCCTGGTATTCAGCATATTGATTTATCTTTCAATGAGTTAGAGGGTCCAATTCCTTGTGGAAAAGCATTTGCAAATGCCACTATTGAACAACTTAAAGGGAATAAAGGTTTGCGTGGCAACATTACAGGGGTACGACCGTGTGATAGTCCTCAATTGTTCAAAAAGCATGAGAATGGGCAGAAACTTGCTCTCATAATTGCGCTCCCTCTTGTGGGAGCACTCATGCTTCTTTCTGCGTATGCTGGAATTCTCTTTTTTtacgaaaaaagaaagagagatccAAAAGTGAAAGACGGGGATGTAAAGGGTGGAGATGTGTTCTCTATATCCCTATTTGATGGCAAAGAAATGTATGAGAACATCTTAAAAGTGACACAGGATTTTGATCCAACATTTTGCATAGGGAAAGGAGGTCATGGAAGTGTTTACAAGGCAAATTTTCCACCAGTTAACACAGTGGCTGTAAAGAGACTCCACCACTTGTCTGAGTCTGCAGATCAAGAAGGTTTCTTGAAGGAGATAAGGGCCTTGACAAAGATCAGGCATCGAAACATTGTGAAGCTTCAGGGTTACTGCTCAAGTGCTAAATACTCGTTTTTGGTTTATGAGTACCTTGAAAGAGGCAGCTTGGCTAAACTTTTGAGCATTGAAGAAGAAGCTAAGAAATTGGATTGGCAGAAAAGGATAAAAATCATTAAGGGCATTGCTCATGCTTTGTCTTACATGCATCATGATTGTTCGCCGCCTATAGTTCATCGAGACATATCAAGCAACAATGTTTTGCTTGATTCAGAGTATGAAGCTCATGTCTCAGATTTTGGCACGGCGAAGCTTCGGAAGATAGACTCGTCTAATTGGAGTGCAGTAGCAGGCACCTATGGATATGTTGCACCAG AGCTTGCCTACACAATGAGAGAAACTGAAAAATGTGATGTGTATAGCTTTGGGGTCCTAACCCTTGAAGTAATCAAAGGGAGCCATCCTGGTGACTTCATTCCTCACCTTACATCGCCCACATCTGTAAACATCCAACTGAAAGACTTGCTTGACCGACGACTTCCGTATCCCGGTCAGGAAGATGAAGAGACTCTAGTATCAATTCTCAAGCTTGCAAGGGCCTGTCTGACTGTTGATCCTCAATCAAGGCCAACCATGCACATGATTTCTAGTCTTTTATCAATGGGTGCACAAGCACTGCCTAAGCACCTTCATGGTGATTTTCAGCTGGCTTAG